The stretch of DNA ATACCAGCTGTGGATTTTGCAGCCGCTTTCCTAAACAGTCTTTACTTCTCTTTGGTGCACTGTTTTTCCTGGAAGGCATTTTGGGGGCATGCACTCAGCTGTTAGAGTGGGCAAATCTGGGCTTTCAAAGATGTCGCacgtgctccccacccccataaaTGGAGCCTGATTACAATTCTCCCTGGCAGTAGCTGCTCCTTCGCTGGCATTCGGTGCCACCGCCTCCATTAGTGTCAGCCCTTTCTTGCATGAGCAAAGGGGGGATCTGACCTGAGCTTTGTGGAGTCTAATTCCCCAGGCTCCGTCAGCCAGTGATGGCGGGTGCCTGGAGAAGCACTCCCCTCCGCCTGGCCAGTGTCTTGAGAGGCTAGGTCggcaggtgggtgggggccaCAGAGCTATGAAGACAGAGTCGTGAAGGTTTAAACAACAGAGGCCATTatctcccgctcctgccccccaGAAATGGGTCCTCAGTCCTACAACTGACCTTGGCCCTCTCTCCTACTCcaatcccatttttttttactctcctcccacccccagagcttTAGAATGCAGTGTGGTACAACATGAATTAATGAGAGCCTTTCTTCAGACTAAGAACAGGAGGGTCTCCCTGTCCCTTCTTGTGCAAAGCCCGAGCTCCTCAGGGGACACTCAGGGTGAAACTCAAAGGCAGCAGGACCACCCGTGGGGGAGTCAGTTCAGGTCGCGGAGACTGCTCTCCCGGAGTGCCAGGAGGACTTCAGAGAAACGCAGTGCTAGCATCCAGCTAGAAACCAGCTCCCGCCCCCTCCTGGCTGATAAGGGAACCTCTACGAATTATTCTGTGAGCTTCTTCACATTCAGCCGAGGAGGTCCTGATTTCTATCCAGCAGCCACAGGGTGATGTGAACCCATCTGAATGGGTCTGGCCTCCCCAAAAAGCCCGATgggccccagcctgccccagaccagggccctcccccagccagctCACTCCCTGTCCTGGTTGCAGTGGCCACgtccccctccctcctgtcctgctCCTGCCACCCTGAGCCACCTCCTCACCAAAGGTCTGAATTGAGCCCAGTTGTTACGGGAACAAGAACAAAGTGTGAAGGATGGATTCCAGTTCAGATGCAGCCTCAAACCAAGTGTGAATCAGGTGCCCATCGAGGACCTGAGAGCCAGAGACCTTCAAGAAGGGTCAGGTGGGCAGATGGGGCGAGGGGCTCAAACCTGTCaggccaggctgcctgccccTGGCAGTCCAGGAAGAGGAGGTAAAGTGGGCCCCCTCCCGAGGCTCTCCCTCACACCTCTGCATCAGCTTCCCTGAAATGGAAAATCTTCTAGAAGGTTGCAGTCATGATAATACCACCTGCCCCGAGAGGCCAGGAAAGCATCAGCAAACCCCTTCTTCTCTCAGGTTGCTGAGTCTGGACCGAGCTGGCTCAGGCCACCTTTCCCCTTTTATGGACATCCTCTGGGGATGGTACCATCTTAGCAACTGTGGTCACAGAAAGCTTGTTAGGAACTCACCAATTAAGAGGGAAATGTGGAAGGGTATGACTTGATGTTGCTCAAATGCAAGCAACCAGAAACCTTGGTGGGACTATTGCAAGGGACACTGGTGGGCCTAGAGTCTGGACTGAGGTGGGAAGAGCACCAGGTATAGACTTGCACGACGCCCAGCGCGCCAGCTGCAGCTGCTCtgattgttgctgttgttgttttaggtgAGACATGTGCTATCCCCAACGATGATACCCTGGTTGGCAAAGCCGATGAGAAAGTCAGTGAACACCATTCCCCACAGGCGGGTACAGAAACAAAGCATCctattttgaaattcagaaattGGATGCCTTAAAGTCATTATTGGCGGGTCAGTAactgtttttcctcctcttttggTAGAATCCATGATCGCTTCCATTGGAAATGCAACACAAGTGCTAAAAGTTGGGGAGACATTTGGCACCTGGATAAGAGAGTCTGCTAACAAGAGTGATGAGCGGATCTGGGTGACTGAACATTTTTCAGGTACTTCCACTTGGCAATAACCTGTGCCTGCGCGCTGTCTTTGTGTTTTCATCCGTTGCCTATCTGCAGGCTGGTTCTGTCTGTGTCCTCCCGGAATCCTTGCTACTGGGTCTAACAATCCCTCTTTATTTTAGAAagcatggggggcagggggggtaAGGGGGGGCAGGACAGTTTTCTCCTCTGAGCACACTGAGGGCAGCCCTTGCTGTTCGGGTCACAGGAACATGACCAGGGCACCCCCCGAGTAGCTTATCCAATTTTAGGCAAAGTATCCAGAAGGAAACAACATACATAGTGTTATGACTGATGGCCTCATACACCCTCAAAACATAATGGGGTAGAAATGCCAGAGACAAAGTCTTTCGCGCTACCCATCTGTCTCTGAGGTTGGCACCCCCCCTCCAAGAGAGTACTTTTTGGTCATCGTTCTCAGACATCTGATGGACAGAGAGCCCAGGGGAGAAGGTGAAGGGCCATCTCACAGGAACACTGCTTCTGAGCATGGCCTTAGTCACTCTGCCCCAAAGGGGGTTTGCTCAGGAATTGCTGGTCGTGGTAGCAGCGGCCTTGTTCCTCCAACCCACCGGTCAGAGCAATGGCTGCGGTATGTGGCTTCATTTCATCAAGGCTAACGGTTCAGCTGTAGCGACTGCCCCGATGACCAGCTGAGAAGCATTACTGTGGCTCAGAAGGACAGAGGAATGATGTGAATTAGTGGCCGACGCTGTGGAGggcgggaggaggcaggaggtgaCTGAGTAACTGCTAGGTATCTGCTGTTCCTGGGAGAGGCCTATGTCAGTCtgagagaaaattttataaagaatctGGAGTCGGATAGGGAGAGGGTGACACGTTTTCCTGGGAGGAGCAAAGCTGACTCTGTGGCTACTGCTCCCAAAAGACAGATCAGAATCCATAGAAGGGATCTGGACTTTGAGCTTGGGAATCTGACACTCTTCCAACTGGACAAGGACCCTTGCAGGATGTCTCACTCCAACCTCggtccttttcccttcctcccctgacTCGCTCCAAAGCTGTGACTGCCAGACCAGAGGGCAGGTACCAGCCTTTCCTGGGCTTCCCTCCACAGGCATCAGAGTGAAGGAGTTCAAAGACCAGCCCTCCCTGCTGAACGGCAGTTACTCGCTCATCCATCTCCCGTATTACTTCCACGGCTGTGGGCATGCGGTTTACAACAGCGCTCTCTACTACCACAAAGGAGGCTCCAACACCATAGTGAGGTGAGTCATTCGGCCCCGCAGTGCCTTCTCACGCAACCCAGACAGCACCTGCTGTGGCGCTTTAGTCATCCGTGAGCTGTTTAGGGGTCGGAACTGTGTGTCCATCGCGTTATGTCcctggggcctggcacacagtctaAGGCCAGTCAGGGTTTGCTGACTCGGTGAACTGCAGGATGCAATGAATGAGCCCCGTGTCCCAGCCCTACTGGTCTGGACACCGAGAGTGAGGTTGGAGCCAGAGAGGTGGAGACCATGAGTGGTTGGAGATGCAGCTTTCTCACCCATCTGAGAAAGGCTGCAACCAGAACCCAGAGCTCCCTCTGGCAAGAAGGAGTCACAGCCCGAAATCGGTCCCTTCCAGTGCCAGACAGGGACAAGATGGCAGTCCTGAATTCCAGACGTTCAGAGGAAGAAGAGCCCCGTGAGCTGAGATGGGCAGGCAGGGCCTTCTGGAGCACCCCCCTTCTCTGGGTTTCTTTTCAAATCTGCTTCAGGGTTTCTCAACTGGCTTCAAGTCGGTTACTGTCCATTGCAAATCTGCAGATTCCCACACGTCCCACTTCTTCTGCTGCTCAACAGCACCCTCtagtgtttctcttctctttcagcctAATGTCTGAATTTTCATTCCTGGAGTCAGGTACCTTTTGAATCATAAATTCACTTTATGATACGGTCTGGATTTGGAGTTGGCCACATCAGATGGACTCCGGGAGCTGTGGGCAGGGGTTCCATGTGTAGCTTCACTTATCCAGTCACCCAGCAGACATGACTTCGCAGCCATGACCTTGCTACATCTCTTCCAACTGGAGACTCTTCTTAATTTAGGCTGCTGTAAAACTTTTGACTTAAAATTACAGCACAGACTGGAGAAAGACCCCCAAAAACTTGGAGTTGGAAATTCAAGTTCAAGCTTTGGCTCAGCTAGCTACTTGTATTCCTGGGCCAGTCACTTCTCCTTTTTCAATTGtatcaggttggccaaaaagtctgttacgtTCTTCTGTACAGTGGCTgcagtagtgtttagttgtctttaacttcattcaaagcaattttgttaTATCATATTGTGACAGCttgtcacatcagcatgcattaaaaacttcaaaattgatgaatttttgtgcagccatttttaatattgaagatgggaaaAGATACCCATTTTCAGCATaatatgctttgttatttcaagaaagctaaaaatgcaactgaaactgtgcagtgtacagagaagATTCTGTGGCTGATTGATCAcagtcaaaagtggtttgtgaagttcttggtactattgacattttggccaaataattctttgctctgaggctgtctgatgcattggaagatgtttaccctggcctctacccactagaagccaatagcgggagatagccggacatactccaaatatccaaatcaatatagttattggtgaaagtgaaaaatgtgtcttttattttacagaaaaaaaccataatggactttttggccaaccaaataaaatgaacagactGGACCAGATCACCTTTGGAGGCCCCTgcaaagggggaggggggagacttTGAGGAGGCATTTCTGGGAGTCAGCAAACACTTGAGGATTCCTGACATGGAGGAATCTCCCTGGGGTCACACCGCTAGTAGGTGGACACTGAGATGTAGTCACTGTCCTTTATACCCCTGCTGCTCAGAGTGGGCATGACCTGGGAACTTACTAGAAATGCAGAACCGTGGGCCCTGCCCCAGTTTAATAGAGGAGCATGAAAACCACCCTTGTCCACAAAAATGGTGACTCATATCTTTGTTTTACACATTCCAGATTTGAATTTGGCAAAGAAACATCCCAAACTCTGAAGCTTGAAAATGCCTTGTATTTTAATCGAAAATACCTCTTTGCCAATTCCAAGACATACTTCAATTTAGCTGTGGACTGAGAAGGGCCTTTGGATTATCTATGCTTCCAGTGTGGATGGCTCGAGCATCCTCGTCGCCCAGCTGGATGAGAGGACCTTCTCTGTGGTGCAGCACATCAACACCACGTACCCCAAATCCAAGGCTGGCAACGCCTTCATTGCCCGAGGGATCCTCTACGTCACCGACACCAAAGATATGAGGATAACATTTGCCTTTGATTTGTTAGGAGGGAAACAGATCAATGCAAACTTTGATTTAAGAACTACTCAGTCTGTTCTTGCCATGTTATCATACAACAGGAGAGACGAGCATTTATATTCCTGGGAAGATGGCCATTTAATGCTCTATCCGGTGCGGTTTTTATCGGCTACGTTAAACCAGTGACAGGATGCATTCGGTTCCCCTCAGTAAGCTTCAGGGCTTCCCTGGCACCATTTATGTGCCAACAGAAAACTGTCATTAAGGGTAGCCAGGTACTTAGCTGTCATAGTTTCATGACATGAGAGTTTATGTGGTTGGTAGGTGCCATTTAAATTCAGATTCTTTAAAGGAAATTAACAGATTGGAAGTCACAATGGCTGAGATTTGGTGATTCCTCCACCAACTAGCTGGGCAAGTTACCCCTCCCTGTCAGGCCCCCCTTGCCCCCGTGGGTAATGTGAAAGAGCTGGCTAAGAGGATGGGTAAGGTTTTCTCTACCTATAGGGAATTCTGTGATTTTTGGCCATTGCTGCTTTTACAACTTTTATATATGTGggggttttgtttcattttgttttgtttttagccatGTGCTGAGCAGATTTACCTCTGAGTTGATCAGCCCAATTGCTTAAGCCAATGAATTCCTTAGCGCTGTCTTGCACTGGGTGCCTTGGGAAGTGGCAGGGACCCGTTGAGGCTGCCGAGATACAGCATTACCCATAGTTTGTTCCCTTCCTCTGCACCTGCGCCTGCCACCACCGCACCAGAATGGCCATCCTCCTCAGCTACTGCTTGCCGATCCAAGATTACCAAAAGCCAGCAACACCTACATGCCCAGGTTTtctaataaaacagaaacaggcccTTCCACACTCCTATCAATTCTGCCATGCTGATTTGCCTCCGTGGGTATAAACTGAGTCCTCAGGTCTCACTGGCTTCTTCTACCACAGCTATGTACCCACTGTCAGAGTAGCAAACATTGTGTGTCGGGGCACAGCTGGCTAGGAATATGGGAAGCACTTGGCAGTTTTACAGAAGAGAGGCACCATTTGTGGTTAGTTAGAACTGGGAAGGGCAACTGTGGCCCTCGGGCCAAAGCCAGCCCATCAGCTATTTCTGTAAATAAGTTTTATGGGAACACAGTTACAGTGCATTTGGGTATGGTAGCATATGGCTACTTTTGCTCTATAAGGCAGAGTTGATTCGTTGCCGGGAAGTTGAGCAGTGACCCTCAAAGTCTAAAACATTGACCCTCTGGCCCTATACAGCCAGTCCTGCCCACCCTTGATCCAAAGCAGCAACTTTCAACCGGTGTGCCgcatgagtttttaaaacatgcaatagctAACTAGTTAGTCTGGAGCATTGACCTGTTTTCCctgagactgtcaaataaaaaatgacaacagccaacacaatagccatctggtgtgaatgaatcaaaattatacccactTTGGGGGCAGACCAGcaaaaaatgtatgtgttttggtgtgctgcagaattttaggacttagtttacgtgtgccatgagaggggaaaggctgaaaatcactggcctAGAACACAGAGGGAGCCTGGTTCCTGGAAGGGCTGATTCACCAGAGCCTGTTACATTCTGTTCTGTTCCAGACCCCACGGCAGCCAGTTTAAGTGGTGTGAGACTTCCgatggagggaagtgggaggacaCCACAGAATCCGGGGGCCTTCCAAACCGCAGTTAGTGAACCGTCCTTCTCTAATATAGTTTTACAGGGTGGCATCAAGTCCCTGTGAAAGCCAGGAGAAAATCCAGTTTAACTTGTTCCTAAACACCCTTCAATACCTACATTTCCTGCCAACTCAGTTCTTGAAATGCCCTTCAGCCGGCAGAGCCACTGAGGGTAGAGAGGAACCTAGAGAAAGCTACTAGGGCCCTGCAGCCAGGAAGGCACCGAGGGAAAATCTTATGTGAACATGTTTCCACGATTTCCCTCTCTGAACACGTGTGTGTCTGGGGAGACGCTCCTGCAACTTTTTGCCTGGGGCCAAATCCATTTTCACTGACTCTGAGTCCTGGCGTTATACCTGATTCATAGAAGCATTTTAAAAGTTAGAGTGTgtgcttatttaaatatttaaatctctCCACTGAAAATACCTAGACAGCTATGAGGGAATTTTCTGTTGTGTTCTCAAAAGAAGGGTATTTAAAACTTCTGCCCCCCTTTTTAATTAGATTGCTTGTGTTATGTCatcacagcttttaaaaaatactcttcagattcatattttgtaaaaaagtaaaatagagttTCATATTCAAGATCAATGTACCTAATGAAAGCCAGTCTTCCTTCAAAGTATTTGAATATATGTGTCGCATCGCTGGACACAGAAGACCTGGATGTGAACATAATTCCATAGCAACAGCCCTGTACTGACAGTAATATGCGTGACACTAACTGTATATGTGGAAGCAACCAAAAAGGTTAGTTACTAAATTCGCACGTATCCCTTTCAGGAAGACGTTTTAGAACCCCCAGTCTTGCTTGACATCTGACCTATCTGGGTTCTCCTAGTTGTGGGTAAAGAATTGCACACTCACTACTGGAGAAGCTTGTAGTGGGATgcgtgttttgtttttgttatggcAGAGTAATAAAAGGGCAACCAAGTTTGATCAAGTTCTTGTGGATAATTTTATACCGTTGGGAGTCTGCCTTTACAGAGAGGAAGAACTAAGATTTTACTCATTCTTTCCTGCAAGCAGTGCTTGATTAAAGAAACAAGAGGTCTGGGCTCTCTGCTAACGCAGATGCACAACCGAATGCTTTTAAGTCCAGATAACGTCTCCACAGCCTCCGCTGTCACTCATTACCAACGTTGCTTTAAAGCACTTTCCAAAACTCTGCACTTCCAACATCAGAACCAAACCAGATAATTCTCTATTCTTCTTTCATCTAAAGTAGATAGCCTCCCACTACAAAGTAAGTAAAACCACCCACCCCAACCTCAAAGGTAGGTTGGACCctatttcaaagcattttctttcaACTGATACTGCCTCCGATTGAAGCCGTGCAGGTGGGGATGGTCTCATCGCATCACTGAGGACAGGTGTTAGGACAGAGAAAGAGTTCTGGAGTGGAAGTTTTCAAATGACTGAGCTCTGATCTTAGGCATCTTGACAGTCTTATTTCCCTCAAGGTCACAAGGGGAAAAGTCGAATGAGACACGCCAGTTCCTGAAGAGCCAGGTGTCATTTTCCAGCTGTGCAGAGGACATGTTGGCTATGACTGTGTGTATTAACCATCGAAGGAGAAATGTGTGTGTGATAGggcttttccattttcatcccacTGCTGTGACCTTGTGCAGCATGTGATTAAAGGTCATCATTTCCAAACCGTAAACACAGACTCTGAACAATtctcaaaaacaaatgaataatggtgaatgtttcttttggGGTTGTAATTTTGTTTAACTTTAATCTAATTAGTCAATAAAATAATCATTGCTGAACACATCAATCACATGTTGAAACAagtgtattgttatttttaatgctttgcaATTTACATGCAACAttcaaaagtaaaacaacaaccAAAGCAACCTTGTGGTGGGATTGCACAGGGTGGCATCTTCATGGAAACTCTTGCAGTTTGCTAGCCCCTTCTAAATACTAGAAACTCGCTGATACAGACTATGTTTTCTCtatggaaaaataggaaaaatgtaaTACTAGTAACTAGGACTGCATATACACAGACATAAGTGCAATGAAAACTTGCTAATGTATTGGCATAGATGAGGCAACTGAAAAGGACATAACATTTGGggctaaaaaatgaaaaaaatataattggaTTTGAATGAATTTGAGCAACCTCTTAATGCCTTGAACTTCTGTTTCTTGTAAAATGTGGGTATAGTATTACTTAACCTCCTTTGATTTCTCTATGTGAAtgagaaatgctctgaaaataatataattcttGGTAAATTGTAGTCATTACTTTTATAGTTCGTTCCTGCAGGAAGCCAGAGTGACCCTGCTGTTCCTACTGGCTTTATTCCCGTGCTGGTCAGGGACACAGCACCGACAGCTTCTGTCTGCTGGACGGTTTGATTGGGTAGTTAACATCTCACAccaccagaacagaacaaaaaaggTCCCTCAGTTGTGCAGCAAATTTACAATGAAACTGCTCCtgagtaataataatttttttaaaaaaaaacagttcaagAACATGCTGCTTTGGCCTATAGAGCTTCTTCATAACCTTCTCTAGAAGTGTCTCTGTTAGCAGGCGGCCGAGACAGGTACTGCTGATGACTTTTGtccttaaaatataagaaaaaagaaaagtccatgaagaaaatagaagtctTGCCTTTCTGATTGTACTACACAGACCTTGCATGCAGTGCTAAGATATCCAGTCTTACAGCCACTCGCTGttagaattaaaataagaatgaaattaaTCTGCCTCACTACTTTCTCTCCAAACAATCTACTATGACCAGTCTTAAATACTGAGCTACGTAAGAAATTGTGATTAAACTGCCTCtaagatgttaaaaaaaacccaaaacttactTCTAAAAGTGCTAAGCTCTTGTGTCCAGCATCATCAGTGTCCCAAGCTCATTTGCCAAGAGGCCACACACAGAACCACAGGGTTACAGAAGGTCAGCACTAGACGGGACCTTCACGGAACACCCGATCCAGCCCTCTCGGGTTACAGTCTAAGCAAGTGAAGCCAGAGAAGGTCATTCACTCAACATCACAGCCTAGGTGCCAGCATACATCAACAGGAGATACTGTATCCTGACTTTATGAtcgttctccccccaccccttcctcttccAGAGTAAGGAGGATCTGATCTTTGTCATTGGCAAGTGGAAATAGTCCACGTTGAACATGTTTTTAAAGGCATTCCTTTTAAAAGCTGTTCCTAGAGGAGTATGCCAAACCCCGCCTAGTCAGGCAGAGCACACTCCCTGCAAAGAAGCTGTCAGCACAGCGATGCCCACCACCCCCCTCTGGGTGCCCAGTGCCATGTGTTATTCTAAACACTACCTCCACCATTGGATGACCCTCCCAGGCCCACAGTTCTGGAGACATCAAAGTGGCTGCTACCTGGAGCTGACCATCTCTGTGCCATATCTTGTCCAGGCAATTTCAATTTGtacacattatttcact from Phyllostomus discolor isolate MPI-MPIP mPhyDis1 chromosome 1, mPhyDis1.pri.v3, whole genome shotgun sequence encodes:
- the GLDN gene encoding LOW QUALITY PROTEIN: gliomedin (The sequence of the model RefSeq protein was modified relative to this genomic sequence to represent the inferred CDS: deleted 1 base in 1 codon), which encodes MARSAERDCGGAGWGLRGALAAVALLSALNATGTVFALCQWRGLSAALRTLEEQRAREQREDSALRTFLEELSRAPRWAPAPPSDPVGAARNKRSQSGEPVPHLRAESQDMLMMMTYSMVPIRVMVDLCNSTKGICLTGPPGPPGPPGAGGLPGHNGSDGQPGPQGPKGEKGANGKRGKMGLPGATGIPGQKGDPGELGLTGNEGPAGQKGEKGDKGDVSNDVLPTGAKGDTGPPGPPGPPGPPGPPGPPGSPGRRSKAPRQPDMFNGQCPGETCAIPNDDTLVGKADEKVSEHHSPQAESMIASIGNATQVLKVGETFGTWIRESANKSDERIWVTEHFSGIRVKEFKDQPSLLNGSYSLIHLPYYFHGCGHAVYNSALYYHKGGSNTIVRFEFGKETSQTLKLENALYFNRKYLFANSKTYFNLAVDEKGLWIIYASSVDGSSILVAQLDERTFSVVQHINTTYPKSKAGNAFIARGILYVTDTKDMRITFAFDLLGGKQINANFDLRTTQSVLAMLSYNRRDEHLYSWEDGHLMLYPVRFLSATLNQ